In Xanthomonas sp. SI, the following are encoded in one genomic region:
- the ubiH gene encoding 2-octaprenyl-6-methoxyphenyl hydroxylase, whose protein sequence is MSKRHDVVIVGGGLVGASLAIALDRLGVDVGLVEAAPPGALPPVFDQRNLSFAAATVNALGALGVMQRLRTPTGPIRRIHVSREGDFGRVRLEAADYGREAFGQVVVARDFGEALEARLAEASHVSRYRPAQFLALEAGEDASWRGVRIAQDGAEQVLQARLLVGADGSASAVRGALGIDAARHDFHQTLFVARVRGSRQPDGTAYERFRDDGPSALLPRGDRHYGAIHAVAAEQADAVAALDEVAWLQRLQEALGWRVGRLLGSGERSAYPIVQVLAERLTDARAVLLGNAAQTLHPLGAQGFNLGLRDALTLAELIERDRADPGAPALLQQYAQRREQDRQRTVTFSGGLARLTANPAPLLRPLRSLGLLAAAQAAPLQSFLVGGAMGFRGEVPQLCREMTP, encoded by the coding sequence ATGAGCAAACGACATGACGTAGTGATCGTCGGCGGCGGCCTGGTCGGCGCCAGCCTGGCCATCGCGCTGGACCGCCTGGGCGTGGACGTGGGCCTGGTCGAGGCCGCGCCGCCGGGCGCGCTGCCGCCGGTGTTCGACCAGCGCAATCTCAGCTTCGCCGCGGCCACGGTCAACGCGCTGGGCGCGCTCGGGGTGATGCAGCGGCTGCGCACGCCGACCGGCCCGATCCGGCGCATCCACGTCAGCCGCGAAGGTGATTTCGGCCGGGTGCGGCTGGAGGCGGCCGACTATGGGCGCGAGGCGTTCGGTCAGGTGGTGGTGGCGCGCGATTTCGGCGAGGCGCTGGAAGCTCGATTGGCCGAAGCGTCCCACGTCAGCCGCTACCGGCCGGCGCAGTTCCTGGCGCTGGAAGCCGGCGAGGACGCGTCGTGGCGCGGCGTGCGCATCGCCCAGGACGGCGCCGAACAGGTGCTGCAGGCGCGGCTGCTGGTCGGTGCCGACGGCAGCGCCAGCGCGGTGCGCGGCGCGCTGGGCATCGATGCCGCTCGCCACGATTTCCACCAGACCCTGTTCGTGGCGCGGGTGCGCGGCAGCCGCCAGCCCGACGGCACCGCCTACGAGCGGTTCCGCGACGACGGCCCGAGCGCGCTGCTGCCGCGCGGCGACCGCCATTACGGCGCGATCCACGCGGTCGCTGCCGAGCAGGCCGACGCGGTGGCCGCGCTCGACGAGGTCGCCTGGCTGCAGCGCCTGCAGGAGGCGCTGGGCTGGCGCGTCGGCCGCCTGCTGGGCAGTGGCGAACGCAGCGCCTATCCGATCGTGCAGGTGCTGGCCGAGCGCCTGACCGATGCGCGCGCGGTGCTGCTCGGCAACGCTGCGCAGACCCTGCACCCGCTGGGTGCGCAGGGCTTCAACCTGGGCCTGCGCGACGCGCTGACCCTGGCCGAGCTGATCGAGCGCGACCGCGCCGATCCGGGCGCGCCGGCGCTGCTGCAGCAGTACGCGCAGCGCCGCGAGCAGGACCGGCAGCGCACTGTCACCTTCTCCGGCGGCTTGGCGCGGTTGACCGCCAACCCGGCGCCGCTGTTACGCCCGCTGCGCAGCCTGGGCCTGCTGGCGGCGGCGCAGGCCGCGCCGCTGCAGTCGTTCCTGGTCGGCGGCGCGATGGGATTTCGCGGCGAAGTGCCGCAGCTGTGCCGGGAGATGACGCCATGA
- a CDS encoding cob(I)yrinic acid a,c-diamide adenosyltransferase, translated as MGNRLSKIYTRTGDDGSTGLGDGNRVGKDSARVAAYGTVDEANSAIGVVLACALADDVRTLLTAIQHQLFDLGGELCIPGHAAIHDADIDALEQHLDRYNDTLPALKDFILPAGGEAAARCHLARTIVRRAERETVALSRQDAVRPEAVRYLNRLSDLLFVLARVLARADGQGEVLWRHDRRQA; from the coding sequence ATGGGCAATCGTCTCTCCAAGATCTACACCCGCACCGGCGACGACGGCAGCACCGGCCTGGGCGACGGCAACCGGGTCGGCAAGGATTCGGCGCGGGTAGCCGCCTATGGCACCGTCGACGAGGCCAATTCGGCGATCGGCGTGGTCCTGGCCTGTGCGCTGGCCGACGACGTGCGCACCCTGCTGACCGCGATCCAGCACCAGTTGTTCGACCTGGGCGGCGAGCTGTGCATCCCCGGCCATGCGGCGATCCACGACGCCGACATCGACGCGCTCGAGCAGCACCTGGACCGCTACAACGACACCCTCCCGGCGCTGAAGGATTTCATCCTGCCGGCCGGCGGCGAGGCTGCGGCGCGCTGCCACCTGGCGCGCACCATCGTGCGCCGCGCCGAACGCGAGACGGTGGCGCTGTCGCGCCAGGACGCGGTGCGGCCGGAGGCGGTGCGCTACCTCAACCGCCTGTCCGACCTGCTGTTCGTGCTGGCGCGGGTGCTGGCCCGGGCCGATGGCCAGGGCGAAGTGCTGTGGCGCCACGACCGCCGCCAGGCCTGA
- a CDS encoding histone deacetylase family protein: MLIYTHPACLGHEPGPEHPERPERLLAVTMALREAFPDLAWREAPLAKLGDLARVHERELIDSVLADIDGKRMLDMDTVISPGSRAAALRAAGAGLAAVDAVMRGETDTAFCAVRPPGHHATAATAMGFCLFNNVAVAAAHARDTHGLERIAIVDFDVHHGNGTQAIFERDPRVQYLSTHQSGLFPNSGGVHDRGVGNLHNALLPPGSGGFRFRNTWADQMLPLLDAFKPQLLLISAGFDAHMRDPLADLMLETEDFGWLTAELRALAERHARGRVVSLLEGGYDLQALRECSVAHVDALR; encoded by the coding sequence ATGCTGATCTATACCCATCCCGCTTGCCTGGGCCATGAACCCGGCCCGGAGCACCCGGAGCGGCCGGAACGCTTGCTGGCCGTCACCATGGCGCTGCGCGAGGCCTTTCCCGACCTGGCATGGCGCGAGGCGCCGCTGGCCAAGCTCGGCGACCTGGCCCGGGTCCACGAGCGCGAGCTGATCGACAGCGTCCTGGCCGACATCGACGGCAAGCGCATGCTCGACATGGACACGGTGATCTCGCCCGGCTCGCGCGCCGCCGCGCTGCGCGCCGCCGGCGCCGGCCTGGCCGCAGTGGACGCGGTGATGCGCGGCGAGACCGACACCGCCTTCTGCGCGGTGCGCCCGCCCGGCCATCACGCCACCGCCGCCACCGCGATGGGCTTCTGCCTGTTCAACAACGTCGCCGTGGCCGCCGCCCACGCGCGCGACACGCACGGCCTGGAACGGATCGCCATCGTCGACTTCGATGTGCATCACGGCAACGGCACCCAGGCGATCTTCGAGCGCGACCCACGCGTGCAGTACCTGAGCACCCACCAGTCCGGGCTGTTCCCCAACTCGGGCGGGGTCCACGACCGCGGCGTCGGCAACCTGCACAACGCGCTGCTGCCGCCGGGCAGCGGTGGCTTCCGCTTCCGCAACACCTGGGCCGACCAGATGCTGCCGCTGCTGGACGCGTTCAAGCCGCAGCTGCTGCTGATCTCGGCCGGTTTCGATGCGCACATGCGCGACCCGCTGGCCGACCTGATGCTGGAAACCGAGGACTTCGGCTGGCTCACCGCGGAGCTGCGCGCGCTGGCCGAACGGCATGCGCGCGGCCGCGTGGTGTCGCTGCTGGAAGGCGGTTACGACCTGCAGGCGCTGCGCGAATGCAGCGTCGCCCACGTCGACGCACTGCGCTGA
- the lptD gene encoding LPS-assembly protein LptD — translation MGWGKLAVVLARYLTRVRRALRLLPLPFSIALCLPAMAAEKPPNWGLCPTPDVLPKFDDAPKVDPKMAAIRDQQPTDIVGDKLSGTTTIPNYTGNVALKRGDQFMGTDSLRVDTETGNYIAEGHVRYQDSSIRMIADRAEGNQDTDTHKISNIRYQLIERRGNGKADSVDLQGALGQMHRSTYTTCDPSQQVWELHAPEIDVDNDEGFGTARNAILKIYNVPILYAPWFKFPIDDRRTSGFLFPAIGMSGRNGFDYMQPYYLNLAPNYDATLYPRYMSSRGFMLGSEFRYLYEGGKGEIEATYMPDDQLRDKDRGKFEYQGYHNLDSTWQARASIAWVSDERYTEDFSNRLLGNSVSNIQSTVGIYGTGETWTAGLMADRWQLTDYTLTEGALPYNRQPRAFFNWDQAFGKWFEAGIYSEAVRFVHDDVHAKDAEYERTGVTTEMPGGTRLDLKPYISMPLAGAAWFLKPTVAWRYTAYQLDKDLAATLGGDTSPTRSLPITTVDAGLYFDRDAKFGDTSYLQTLEPRLFYLYTPYRNQDDLPIFDTREFTFSWGQLFRDSRYTGADRQNDANQMTLALSSRLLRQDDGKEKLSVSLGQILYFNDSRVSLPGSNTTIEQGKSAWIADANYMINDRWTMGATYQWDPKYRRKDLASFRTRYLLPGDGIINVSYRFRRDLLEQTDVSVLYPINPTWSLVGRHYYSLEDSKPLEIIAGVQWDSCCLAVRALARRYVRNREGDLDTAFQVEFVLKGLSSLGQDTDRVLRRAILGYNRDDLYLVPPSNTTTDPDAYDPNLIP, via the coding sequence ATGGGATGGGGCAAGCTAGCGGTCGTTTTAGCCCGATACCTGACGCGCGTGCGCCGAGCCCTCCGCCTGCTACCCCTTCCGTTCAGTATCGCTCTCTGCCTGCCGGCGATGGCGGCCGAGAAGCCGCCCAATTGGGGCCTGTGCCCGACCCCGGACGTGCTGCCCAAGTTCGACGACGCGCCCAAGGTCGACCCGAAGATGGCCGCGATCCGCGATCAGCAGCCGACCGACATCGTCGGCGACAAGCTGTCCGGCACCACCACCATTCCCAACTACACCGGCAACGTCGCGCTCAAGCGCGGCGACCAGTTCATGGGCACCGACAGCCTGCGTGTGGATACCGAGACCGGCAATTACATTGCCGAGGGCCACGTGCGCTACCAGGATTCGTCGATTCGCATGATCGCCGACCGCGCCGAAGGCAACCAGGACACCGACACCCACAAGATCAGCAACATCCGCTACCAGCTGATCGAGCGCCGCGGCAACGGCAAGGCCGACTCGGTCGACCTGCAGGGCGCGCTGGGACAGATGCACCGCTCCACCTACACCACCTGCGATCCCTCGCAGCAGGTGTGGGAGCTGCACGCGCCGGAGATCGACGTCGACAACGACGAGGGCTTCGGCACCGCGCGCAACGCGATCCTGAAGATCTACAACGTGCCGATCCTGTACGCGCCGTGGTTCAAGTTCCCGATCGACGACCGTCGCACCAGCGGCTTTCTGTTCCCGGCGATCGGCATGTCCGGGCGCAACGGCTTCGATTACATGCAGCCGTATTACCTCAATCTGGCGCCGAACTACGATGCCACGCTGTATCCGCGCTACATGAGTTCGCGCGGCTTCATGCTCGGCAGCGAGTTCCGCTACCTGTATGAAGGCGGCAAGGGCGAGATCGAGGCAACCTACATGCCCGACGACCAGTTGCGCGACAAGGACCGCGGCAAGTTCGAATACCAGGGCTATCACAATCTCGATAGCACTTGGCAGGCGCGTGCCTCCATCGCCTGGGTCAGCGACGAGCGCTACACGGAAGACTTCTCCAACCGCCTGCTCGGCAACTCGGTGTCCAATATTCAGAGTACGGTCGGCATCTACGGCACCGGCGAGACCTGGACCGCCGGACTGATGGCCGATCGCTGGCAGCTGACCGACTACACCCTGACCGAGGGCGCGCTGCCTTACAACCGCCAGCCGCGCGCCTTCTTCAACTGGGACCAGGCGTTCGGCAAGTGGTTCGAAGCCGGCATCTATAGCGAAGCGGTGCGCTTCGTACACGACGACGTGCATGCCAAGGACGCGGAGTACGAACGGACCGGCGTGACCACCGAAATGCCCGGCGGCACCCGCCTGGACCTCAAGCCCTACATCTCGATGCCGCTGGCCGGCGCGGCGTGGTTCCTGAAGCCGACCGTGGCCTGGCGTTACACCGCCTATCAGTTGGACAAGGATCTGGCCGCCACGCTGGGCGGCGACACCTCGCCCACGCGCAGCCTGCCGATCACCACCGTCGATGCCGGTCTGTATTTCGACCGCGACGCCAAGTTCGGCGACACCAGCTACCTGCAGACCCTGGAACCGCGGCTGTTCTATCTGTACACGCCATACCGCAACCAGGACGACCTGCCGATCTTCGACACGCGCGAATTCACCTTCAGCTGGGGCCAGTTGTTCCGCGATTCGCGCTACACCGGTGCCGATCGCCAGAACGACGCCAACCAGATGACCCTGGCGCTGAGCTCGCGCCTGCTGCGCCAGGACGACGGCAAGGAAAAGCTGTCGGTCAGCCTCGGCCAGATCCTGTACTTCAACGACTCCAGGGTCAGCCTGCCCGGCAGCAACACCACCATCGAGCAGGGCAAGTCGGCATGGATCGCCGACGCCAATTACATGATCAACGACCGCTGGACAATGGGCGCCACCTACCAGTGGGATCCCAAGTACCGGCGCAAGGACCTGGCCAGCTTCCGCACCCGCTATCTGCTGCCGGGCGACGGCATCATCAACGTCAGCTACCGCTTCCGCCGCGACCTGCTGGAGCAGACCGACGTGTCGGTGCTGTACCCGATCAACCCGACCTGGAGCCTGGTCGGGCGCCACTACTATTCGCTGGAAGACAGCAAGCCGCTGGAAATCATCGCCGGCGTGCAGTGGGACAGCTGCTGCCTGGCCGTGCGCGCATTGGCACGGCGCTACGTGCGCAACCGCGAAGGCGATCTGGACACCGCGTTCCAGGTCGAGTTCGTGCTGAAGGGACTCTCCTCGCTTGGCCAGGACACGGACCGCGTTCTGCGCCGTGCTATTCTCGGCTACAACCGCGACGACCTGTACTTGGTCCCGCCCAGCAACACCACGACCGATCCGGACGCTTACGATCCGAACCTGATTCCATGA
- a CDS encoding peptidylprolyl isomerase — protein MTNTLSAFLVTLLAIAGVSAPAAAQQTQPLDRIAAVVDEDVVLQSELDRAVRNVKAQYSGREAQLPPDNVLQRQVLERLVLVKLQVARANSTGIRVGDDELNRAIGSIAQQNGTDVDGLRKKLAADGMAFDDFRNSVRDEITVQRLRQSFAQSRINVSESEVDAALAQQATTGAQYHLAHILVGLPEGATADQIKTGQGKIDGVKTLIDKGEIDFSAAAVRYSDSPNALEGGDLGWRSLDEIPNAFAQLIRDMKPGQVAGPLRGPSGFQLLKLVEIRDASANPEKKTVTEYHARHILIRVNEAQPDAAAKAKIETLRARIAGGADFQAVAKESSDDANSRGQGGDLGWFPADAFGPDFGHQIEGLTDNQISQPFRTEAGWHIVQRVATRQTDVTSDTQRAQVRETIGRRKLEEEYNRFLQEMRGEAYVNLRVGGAESSAAPAADATAPAATPAPAATKP, from the coding sequence ATGACCAATACCCTCTCTGCTTTCCTCGTCACCTTGCTGGCGATCGCCGGCGTGTCCGCTCCGGCTGCCGCGCAACAAACCCAACCACTGGACCGCATCGCTGCGGTCGTCGACGAGGATGTCGTACTGCAGAGCGAACTGGATCGTGCCGTTCGCAACGTGAAGGCGCAGTATTCCGGCCGCGAGGCGCAGCTGCCGCCGGACAACGTGCTGCAACGCCAGGTGCTCGAGCGCCTGGTGCTGGTCAAGCTGCAGGTCGCGCGCGCCAACAGCACCGGGATCCGCGTCGGCGACGACGAACTGAACCGTGCCATCGGCAGCATCGCTCAGCAGAACGGCACCGACGTCGACGGCCTGCGCAAGAAACTCGCCGCCGACGGCATGGCGTTCGACGACTTCCGCAACTCGGTGCGCGACGAGATCACCGTGCAGCGCCTGCGCCAGAGCTTCGCGCAGAGCCGCATCAACGTCAGCGAGAGCGAAGTGGATGCGGCGCTGGCGCAGCAGGCCACCACCGGCGCCCAGTACCATCTGGCGCACATCCTGGTCGGCCTGCCGGAAGGCGCCACCGCCGACCAGATCAAGACCGGGCAGGGCAAGATCGACGGGGTCAAGACCCTGATCGACAAGGGCGAGATCGATTTCAGCGCGGCCGCGGTGCGCTATTCCGACAGCCCCAACGCGCTGGAAGGCGGCGACCTAGGCTGGCGCAGCCTGGACGAAATCCCGAACGCCTTCGCGCAGCTGATCCGCGACATGAAGCCGGGCCAGGTCGCCGGCCCGCTGCGCGGCCCCAGCGGCTTCCAGCTGCTGAAGCTGGTCGAGATCCGCGATGCCTCGGCCAACCCGGAAAAGAAGACGGTCACCGAGTACCACGCCCGCCACATCCTGATCCGCGTCAACGAGGCGCAGCCGGATGCGGCCGCCAAGGCCAAGATCGAGACCCTGCGTGCGCGCATCGCCGGCGGCGCCGACTTCCAGGCCGTGGCCAAGGAGTCTTCCGACGACGCCAACAGCCGCGGTCAGGGCGGCGACCTGGGCTGGTTCCCGGCCGACGCGTTCGGCCCGGACTTCGGCCACCAGATCGAAGGCCTCACCGACAACCAGATCTCGCAGCCGTTCCGCACCGAGGCCGGCTGGCACATCGTGCAGCGCGTCGCCACGCGCCAGACCGACGTGACCAGCGACACCCAGCGCGCCCAGGTCCGCGAGACCATCGGCCGCCGCAAGCTGGAGGAAGAGTACAACCGCTTCCTGCAGGAAATGCGCGGCGAAGCCTATGTGAACCTGCGCGTCGGCGGTGCCGAGAGCTCCGCCGCGCCCGCTGCCGACGCCACCGCGCCGGCGGCGACCCCGGCACCGGCCGCCACCAAGCCGTAA
- the pdxA gene encoding 4-hydroxythreonine-4-phosphate dehydrogenase PdxA → MLPSLALVPGEPAGIGPELCVRLAQQPRRDCQLLAFADPDTLRAAAAALSLPLQLLPESAPALVPGDLRLRAVGNAVPSRFGHTDPANAAAVIGALTQAADACLRGELAGLVTGPVHKAAINDGGIAYTGTTELLARHAGREVVMMLANDIVRVALATTHLPLRAVADALTPALLERCLRIVHAALRSDFGIAAPVIAVLGLNPHAGEDGHLGREEIEVMAPVLAALRAEGMHLVGPLPADTAFLPQKLAGFDTVLAMYHDQGLPVLKYSGFEQAVNLTLGLPYPRVAVDHGTALELAGRGIADPSSLFAAVAQCAQLAARRALV, encoded by the coding sequence GTGCTGCCCTCGCTCGCGCTGGTGCCGGGCGAGCCGGCCGGGATCGGCCCGGAACTGTGCGTGCGGCTGGCCCAACAGCCGCGACGCGACTGCCAACTGCTGGCCTTCGCCGACCCCGACACCTTGCGCGCCGCCGCAGCGGCGCTGTCGCTGCCGCTGCAGCTGCTTCCCGAATCCGCCCCCGCGCTGGTACCTGGCGATCTGCGCCTGCGCGCGGTGGGCAATGCCGTGCCCAGCCGTTTCGGCCATACCGACCCGGCCAATGCCGCCGCGGTGATCGGCGCGCTGACCCAGGCCGCCGACGCCTGCCTGCGCGGCGAACTGGCCGGCCTGGTCACCGGCCCGGTGCACAAGGCGGCGATCAACGACGGCGGCATCGCCTACACCGGCACCACCGAACTGCTCGCCCGCCACGCCGGGCGCGAGGTGGTGATGATGCTGGCCAACGACATCGTGCGCGTGGCCCTGGCCACCACCCACCTGCCGCTGCGCGCGGTCGCCGACGCGCTGACGCCCGCGTTGCTGGAGCGCTGCCTGCGCATCGTCCACGCCGCGCTGCGCAGCGACTTCGGCATCGCCGCGCCGGTCATCGCGGTGCTCGGGCTGAACCCTCATGCCGGCGAGGACGGACATCTGGGCCGTGAGGAAATCGAGGTGATGGCGCCGGTCCTCGCCGCCTTGCGCGCCGAGGGCATGCATCTGGTCGGCCCGCTGCCGGCCGACACCGCGTTCCTGCCGCAGAAACTGGCCGGCTTCGACACGGTACTGGCGATGTACCACGACCAGGGCCTGCCGGTACTCAAGTACAGCGGCTTCGAGCAGGCGGTGAACCTGACCCTGGGCCTGCCCTACCCGCGCGTGGCGGTCGATCACGGCACCGCGCTGGAGCTGGCCGGCCGCGGCATCGCCGACCCGTCCAGCCTGTTCGCCGCGGTCGCGCAATGCGCGCAACTGGCCGCACGCCGCGCGCTTGTGTAG
- the rsmA gene encoding 16S rRNA (adenine(1518)-N(6)/adenine(1519)-N(6))-dimethyltransferase RsmA: MTSYSGFSAPAKKSLGQHFLSDRDYIDSIVRAVNPKPDELLVEIGPGQGAITFPLLRRHGRLTVIEFDRDLIAPLTAAAEGVGELTILNRDVLSVDFAELAGGGRIRLVGNLPYNISSPILFHALDHAAAIADMHFMLQKEVVDRMAAGPGSKVYGRLSVMLQAYCEVTSLFVVPPGAFRPPPKVDSAVVRLVPHAPQDIGIADRRRFADVVRAAFGQRRKTLRNALGGVCDAAQFEAAGVRPDARAEQLEVADFVRLANVAQA, encoded by the coding sequence ATGACTTCCTATTCCGGCTTCAGCGCCCCGGCCAAGAAATCGCTTGGCCAGCACTTCCTCAGCGACCGCGACTACATCGACAGCATCGTGCGCGCGGTCAATCCCAAGCCCGACGAGCTGCTGGTCGAGATCGGCCCCGGCCAGGGCGCGATCACCTTCCCGCTGCTGCGCCGCCACGGCCGCCTGACCGTGATCGAATTCGACCGCGACCTGATCGCGCCGCTGACCGCCGCGGCGGAAGGGGTCGGCGAATTGACCATCCTCAACCGCGACGTGCTGTCGGTGGATTTCGCCGAACTGGCCGGCGGCGGCCGCATCCGCCTGGTCGGCAACCTGCCTTACAACATCTCCTCGCCGATCCTGTTCCATGCGCTGGACCATGCTGCGGCGATCGCCGACATGCACTTCATGCTGCAGAAGGAAGTGGTCGACCGCATGGCCGCAGGGCCGGGCAGCAAGGTCTACGGCCGGCTCAGCGTGATGCTGCAGGCGTACTGCGAGGTGACCTCGTTGTTCGTGGTGCCGCCGGGCGCGTTCCGGCCACCGCCGAAAGTGGATTCGGCGGTAGTGCGGCTGGTGCCGCATGCGCCGCAGGACATCGGCATCGCCGACCGACGGCGCTTCGCCGACGTGGTGCGCGCGGCGTTCGGGCAGCGCCGCAAGACCTTGCGCAATGCGCTGGGCGGAGTCTGCGATGCGGCCCAGTTCGAGGCCGCCGGGGTGCGCCCGGATGCCCGCGCCGAGCAGTTGGAGGTCGCCGACTTCGTGCGCCTGGCCAACGTGGCGCAGGCCTGA
- the apaG gene encoding Co2+/Mg2+ efflux protein ApaG, whose amino-acid sequence MNDDAPYRIEVEVSPRFLDDQSAPEDGRYAFAYTIRIHNRGRVAARLIARHWEITDGNGRVERVDGDGVVGEQPRLRPGEDFRYTSGLMLETEHGTMRGHYDMEADDGTHFVAPVAPFVLTVPRTLH is encoded by the coding sequence ATGAACGATGACGCCCCCTATCGGATCGAGGTCGAAGTGTCGCCCCGGTTCCTCGACGACCAATCGGCGCCGGAGGACGGACGCTACGCGTTCGCCTACACCATCCGCATCCACAACCGCGGCCGCGTCGCCGCGCGGCTGATCGCCCGGCACTGGGAAATCACCGACGGCAACGGCCGCGTGGAGCGCGTGGACGGCGACGGCGTGGTCGGCGAACAGCCGCGGCTGCGTCCCGGCGAGGACTTCCGCTACACCTCCGGGCTGATGCTGGAAACCGAGCACGGCACGATGCGCGGCCACTACGACATGGAAGCCGACGACGGCACCCACTTCGTCGCGCCGGTCGCGCCATTCGTGCTGACCGTGCCGCGGACGCTGCACTGA
- a CDS encoding symmetrical bis(5'-nucleosyl)-tetraphosphatase → MSVWAIGDLQGCYDITQRLLEKIRFDPAVDRLWFCGDLVNRGGQSLETLRLVHSLRAHSEVVLGNHDLSLLAIGERSPDEQRKVNPDLQRIVLAEDRDELLTWLRMQKLLHADRELGWMMIHAGLAPKWTTTLAEKHAREVEQQLHGSGYRKLFRNMYGDRPAWSPGLTGYDRSRAIINLFTRARYCTPRGRIAIEEKGTPGTQAQGLYPWFEVPGRAERDLKIVCGHWSTLGLTITQGVHAIDTGAVWGGKLTALRLDSEDLQVVQVPGRPIEGPPPVPRARPPRRRSGGGRGAGGGATTPPPPAQD, encoded by the coding sequence ATGAGCGTGTGGGCCATCGGCGACCTGCAGGGTTGCTACGACATCACCCAGCGGCTGCTGGAAAAGATCCGCTTCGACCCGGCGGTGGACCGGCTATGGTTCTGCGGCGACCTGGTCAACCGCGGTGGGCAGTCGCTGGAAACCCTGCGCCTGGTGCACTCGCTGCGCGCGCACAGCGAGGTGGTGCTGGGCAACCACGACCTGTCGCTGCTGGCGATCGGCGAGCGCAGCCCGGACGAGCAGCGCAAGGTCAATCCGGACCTGCAGCGCATCGTGCTGGCCGAGGACCGCGACGAACTGCTGACCTGGCTGCGCATGCAGAAACTGCTGCACGCCGACCGCGAACTGGGCTGGATGATGATCCATGCCGGCCTGGCGCCGAAGTGGACCACCACCCTGGCCGAGAAGCATGCGCGCGAAGTCGAGCAGCAGCTGCACGGCAGCGGCTACCGCAAACTGTTCCGCAACATGTACGGCGACCGCCCGGCCTGGTCGCCGGGGCTGACCGGCTACGACCGCTCGCGCGCGATCATCAACCTGTTCACCCGCGCCCGCTATTGCACCCCGCGCGGGCGCATCGCGATCGAGGAGAAAGGCACCCCGGGCACCCAGGCGCAGGGCCTGTATCCGTGGTTCGAAGTGCCCGGCCGCGCCGAGCGCGACCTGAAGATCGTCTGCGGCCATTGGTCCACGCTGGGTCTGACCATCACCCAGGGCGTGCACGCGATCGACACCGGCGCGGTCTGGGGCGGCAAGCTCACCGCCTTGCGCCTGGACAGCGAAGACCTGCAGGTGGTGCAGGTGCCGGGGCGCCCGATCGAAGGGCCGCCGCCGGTACCGCGTGCGCGGCCGCCGCGGCGCAGGTCCGGCGGTGGGCGTGGTGCGGGTGGCGGTGCCACTACACCGCCGCCGCCCGCTCAAGACTAA
- a CDS encoding IS110 family transposase has product MSIQRFVGIDVSKAELAMHVLPDGLAWTQANTPEGHACLAEHLAQMGCERIVLEASGGYEQAVLQALTQAGLPAVRLPAHRPRALARALGLKAKTDALDARLLAMAAQCIHAQPTAVLPAPLQALRELLHLRSTLVAQRDAQRRCLEHVTCEAVRDQWREVIALLQQRIREVSRQIAQAGATCSDLPKLPGLGPILRATLAARLPELGTVPARKIVALVGLAPFNRDSGRWRGQRRIQGGRADVRRVLYMATWASIRTGSPLAHTYARLTAAGKPAKVAIVACMHKYLRWLNAIARDRAPYAPPAIAAA; this is encoded by the coding sequence ATGTCCATACAGCGCTTTGTCGGGATCGATGTTTCCAAGGCCGAACTGGCCATGCATGTCTTGCCGGACGGGCTGGCCTGGACCCAAGCCAATACGCCCGAGGGGCACGCCTGCCTGGCCGAACACCTGGCCCAGATGGGATGCGAGCGGATCGTGCTGGAAGCCAGCGGCGGCTACGAACAGGCCGTGCTGCAGGCGCTGACGCAGGCCGGTCTGCCCGCGGTCCGGTTGCCTGCCCACCGGCCCCGGGCGCTGGCGCGCGCCTTGGGCCTCAAGGCCAAGACCGATGCGCTGGATGCGCGCTTGCTGGCCATGGCGGCCCAGTGCATCCACGCCCAGCCCACCGCGGTGCTCCCTGCACCGCTACAGGCGCTGCGCGAACTGCTTCACCTGCGCAGCACCCTGGTCGCCCAGCGCGATGCGCAGCGCCGGTGCCTGGAGCACGTGACCTGCGAGGCGGTGCGCGACCAGTGGCGCGAGGTAATCGCGCTACTGCAGCAGCGCATTCGTGAGGTGTCCCGACAGATCGCGCAGGCGGGAGCGACCTGCTCTGATCTGCCCAAACTGCCCGGGCTTGGCCCGATCCTGCGCGCCACCCTGGCCGCGCGGCTTCCCGAACTGGGCACCGTGCCTGCGCGCAAGATCGTCGCCCTGGTCGGGCTGGCGCCGTTCAATCGCGATAGCGGCCGCTGGCGCGGCCAACGCCGCATCCAGGGCGGACGCGCCGACGTGCGGCGGGTGCTGTACATGGCCACCTGGGCATCGATCCGCACCGGCTCCCCGCTGGCGCACACCTACGCCCGTCTGACTGCCGCAGGCAAACCCGCCAAGGTCGCCATCGTCGCGTGCATGCACAAGTACCTGCGCTGGCTCAACGCCATCGCGCGTGATCGAGCACCGTACGCTCCTCCTGCCATTGCTGCTGCATGA